The Brasilonema sennae CENA114 genome includes a region encoding these proteins:
- a CDS encoding RsmE family RNA methyltransferase translates to MSQLQRIAIAPSQLQQEQILLTKEQQHYLERVLRLRGGDRFIAINGKGKWWLAQLEGEKAQILESLTVETELPVSITLMVALPKGNGFDDVVRCCTELGVAVIVPVVSDRTLLDPSPQKLQRWLRIAQEAAEQSERSFVPTILEPVSFITSLATQTANFPSGRTSGSAALTQSPTEKPVLREGSQSVAGVPPVVGPGVFPPQVSGVGKPSFALSHRYICEARGSYPHLTEAINQVSTTSEIIIATGPEGGWTDKELKHAIEAGFQPVSLGRRILRAVTAPIVALSVVAAQLESVAFNGAS, encoded by the coding sequence ATGTCACAACTGCAACGAATCGCAATAGCACCATCCCAACTTCAACAAGAACAAATATTGCTGACGAAAGAACAACAACATTATCTGGAACGTGTTTTGCGCTTGCGCGGTGGCGATCGCTTTATTGCAATAAATGGCAAGGGTAAATGGTGGTTGGCGCAGTTGGAAGGAGAAAAAGCACAAATTTTAGAGTCGCTAACGGTGGAAACGGAGTTACCTGTATCCATAACGTTGATGGTAGCTTTGCCCAAAGGAAATGGATTTGATGATGTGGTGCGGTGTTGTACTGAGTTGGGAGTCGCGGTTATTGTTCCGGTTGTGAGCGATCGCACTTTACTTGATCCTAGTCCTCAAAAACTCCAACGCTGGCTGCGCATTGCACAAGAAGCTGCTGAGCAATCAGAGCGTTCTTTTGTGCCTACAATATTAGAACCCGTTTCTTTTATAACTAGTCTTGCCACACAGACAGCAAATTTCCCTTCGGGGAGAACCTCCGGTTCCGCTGCGCTAACGCAGTCGCCTACGGAGAAGCCAGTACTGCGGGAGGGGAGCCAGTCCGTTGCGGGGGTTCCCCCCGTTGTAGGACCTGGCGTTTTCCCTCCGCAGGTATCTGGCGTTGGAAAGCCGTCATTCGCGCTGTCTCACCGTTACATTTGTGAGGCTCGTGGCAGTTATCCTCATTTAACAGAGGCAATCAATCAAGTTTCTACAACATCTGAGATTATCATTGCTACTGGACCAGAGGGAGGATGGACAGATAAAGAATTGAAGCACGCTATTGAGGCTGGATTTCAACCTGTTTCCCTCGGGCGTCGCATCTTGCGAGCAGTCACAGCCCCAATTGTTGCCTTATCTGTTGTGGCAGCACAGTTAGAATCGGTGGCATTCAATGGCGCAAGCTAA